From Triticum aestivum cultivar Chinese Spring chromosome 4A, IWGSC CS RefSeq v2.1, whole genome shotgun sequence, a single genomic window includes:
- the LOC123081895 gene encoding transcription factor bHLH148: MASTSSSTAVDERERKRKRAAGGESTASAGPGTEAQPSKWRTRREHEIYSSKLFEALRLVRGGSSSASTAPARGRAVREAADRALAVAARGRSRWSRAILASRRRRLQAAHRARLRAPATPPARHPSVAAAAQPQPGKAPALAKKAKVLGRLVPGCHKLPFPALLSEASDYIRALEMQVRAMTALAEVLASVSSSAASGSSSSPA; the protein is encoded by the coding sequence ATGGCGTCCACGTCGAGCTCGACGGCGGTGGACGAGAGGGAGCGGAAGCGGAAGAGGGCGGCCGGGGGAGAGTCCACAGCGTCCGCCGGCCCGGGGACGGAGGCGCAGCCTTCCAAGTGGCGGACGCGGCGCGAGCACGAGATCTACTCGTCCAAGCTCTTCGAGGCGCTCCGCCTTGTCCGAGGCGGGTCATCGTCCGCGTCGACGGCGCCGGCGCGTGGCCGGGCCGTGCGGGAGGCGGCCGACCGCGCGCTCGCGGTGGCGGCCCGGGGGCGCTCGCGCTGGAGCCGCGCCATACtcgcctctcgccgccgccgcctccaggcCGCCCACCGCGCGCGCCTCCGTGCCCCAGCCACACCGCCCGCGCGCCACCCCTCCGTCGCTGCCGCCGCACAGCCGCAGCCGGGGAAGGCACCGGCGCTGGCGAAGAAGGCCAAGGTGCTCGGGCGGCTGGTTCCCGGCTGCCACAAGCTGCCGTTCCCGGCGCTGCTCAGCGAGGCCTCCGACTACATCAGGGCGCTGGAGATGCAGGTGCGCGCCATGACCGCTCTAGCCGAGGTCCTGGCGAGCGTCTCCTCGTCGGCAGCCTCCGGCagctcctcctcgccggcatgA